The genomic region tcatctgggcctgggctCCACTTGGGAGTCTAACTAGCTGTCCCTTGGCAGAAGGAATCTGTTGACTTTCTCAGCTTGCTTGAAGAGGGTGCAGAGAGGTATTTCAAAGTTTTGAATGCTGGTGGCAAGGGAATGTCTAGCAGCACCCAAGGATTGACTAATTAATGAAGACTCCAACCCTTGAAGGTAGGAAGCTGCAGCAGTTATGAATGTTTTTACTTCAGATGTTGGTTAGATACTTCAGGATAGTCGGGCTGCAGGAGCCACCCTTATTGTGCAGTGATGGATAACTGGGTTGCATCCATTAACTTCCTGGACTCAGTCCTGGTCCACCTTCCTCAGAATGAGCTGCTGTGAGAACAAACTTAAGTTTGAAATCCTGGCTGAGACTGACCACAAATTGACCAGGGAAGCCTATCAGATGGGTCTTTGTAAATTAAATGGAATTGACTCATGGAGCAACTGGTTGGTAAGAGGTttgatggattttttaaaatgttgatcttTTATAACAAAAGAACCAACTAcattaaaacacaaacaaaccagGTTACATATAATTCAAATCCCACCAAGAACCCCTTTTTACATATTCTGAAATAATCAATTCTAAGACATAAAaaccttctctttttttattatattttctcaaataaacTTCCCAAAAGGAAGGCATTTTAAGAGCATTCACAAACATCTTTGGCAtcacataaaaaagaaatctcgTGTAAAAAACGAAATgtcatttgaatttttataataCAAAGGCTCAATCCAATatgaacatataaaatatatacaaatatagtGCATGGTCAGTCACTTAATACAGCTCTCTACAAAAAAGTaactttttagaaattaaaaacaataaagtaACCACTTAATCACAAAAGTCCTTTTGTCTCCGAGCGTCCAAGTCCCTGTTTAGTGTCCAGAGGATAAAGAGGTGGGTTGGGGAGCTTACGGAGAGGGGTGGCTTGAACCCCTCAGTTCCGCCACGGCCTCCACATGGAGTCCGCCGTAAGCGAAGGGCCGCTGGAAGGCGACACTGAGTTGGGGCCCACGGATGTCCCGCTGTTGCTGGTGTAGACGGGGATGACCGGGCCACTGTGGGCGAAGGCCCCGTTCGGGATGAGGAAGGCAAACTGGCCGTCAGGAGCCGGCACCACCTGGAAGCCACCAAATACCTTGGCCGCTTCGCTAGCCGAGCTTCCCAGCTTGCAGGGCGCGCCGCCTGGAGGGGGCGCCGCGCCTCCGGGGATGGGCACGAGCGGCGGCGGCGCGAAAGGCGCGTGCGGGGGCCCCCCCGGCCCTGGagggggcggcggcggcgcctGCAAGGCTGGGTGCGGCTGCCCGGAGTAGGTCATGGCATTGATCTGGGTCATGCAGTTGGCCAGGTGGCCGAGCAGCCGGGTGCGCACCTCGGTGTTAACGCCCTCGCACGTGGACAGGAAGCGGGTCACCTCGTTCATGCACTCGCTGAAGCCGGCGCGGTACTTCCCCAGCACGCTCGGGTCTGTGCTCAGCGCGGCTGCGGGCCAGGAGACAGACAGGATCACCAAACGGCCCTGGCCCCGGGGCCAACGCCTCCCGCCCTGGGAGGTCCCTGCGGCGTGCCTCCTAGACCACAGGCCCGCGGAACTGCCTCCAGCTGGGGTGGATTTAGCAAAACCAGCCACCTCTCCAACAGGCGAGGCGATCCAGGAACGAGACGCTCCCTCCTCTCCACTCTTGTCGCTCCATTTAAACCGACCCGAGCCCCAGAACTGCCCACCTCCCTCCCGCGCGCGTTGTGACCTTGGACAATGCCCACCTCCGCCATTCGAGCTTGATTTTCCCCTTCAGTAAATTGGGGGAGGGGAAATGCTAAACCAGATGACCCCCGAGGTTCCAAAGGAGCTCAAAGCGGCCAAGGTCCTAAATCCTCCCTCCttccaacgtcctccgcctccaCCCGCTTCCCCCACACCCAGGTCGCCAGCCACCCTCGCTGCTAcaacctctctccctccctttccggAACTGTAACAACTTGGAGTTGTGGCTATAAATAAACCCCAGACCGTGGGAACGCGAGCGTGAGCCAAGGCAGTAAAATGTAGCTGAATGCCTCTCACAACCGCGAGCGGAAGTCTGGAAGAAATCACCGCAGGGCGAGAGGAACGCCCGCAGAGGGGGACACGGCAAGCCGCCCTTACCCGTCATCTGCGCCCGCTGCAGGTTCCGGAGGTGCTTCACTGTCATTTCCAGAATGTCCGCCTTCTCCAGCTTGGAATGACGCGAGCTCTGCACAGAGAAGGCAAAGGAGGAAAGTGAGATTCTGCCGTCAGTCTCCGACGGTTGGAGTCCCCCGTCCCCCATACACCCCCAGTCGCGACGCCAATATCCCGGAATCCCGGCGAGAGGCCCGACCCTCCCGCCTCGGAGAATGCGGCGCTGACCGACAAGATCCCGCCTGCAAGGGGGTTTCACTTCTAGCCGCAGAGAAATAATTgctttattaaattaataaaagcaGCACCCCCACTTACATCTTTCTTAAGAGCATCCAAAATCAGTGTCTTCAGCTGGCTCAGACTTTCATTTATTCTTGCTCTTCGTCTCTTCTCCATGATAGGTTTTGATGactgcaaaaaattaaaatatatatatatatatatatacgtatatgtatatatatatataggaaaggGCCCTGAATTCCCAGAGGATCTGCCATTTCACCCCGGAATTGTAAGGGAGAAAGGAGCCCCCAACCCCATTTCTTGGGGCTGCAGACAGATACAGGTACCGCCCTTACCTTTCTGTGCTCAGATGCTGTCTTTGGTTTATCCGGTGTCGTGTTGACACTGGCTGGGGTGGCAGCCACCGGGGACGAGGAATTTTTCTCCATTATGTCAGctggcattttcttttcttttttttaaatccctggaGAATTATTTATTTGGAGTCCTTCAcgctcaaaaataattttttatgtcccttttactTGAGACTTTTACAAAACTACTGAGCAAGTTCTTAcagtttattatattttatggtTACTTGGTGATCGGTAGCATTATTCCAGGACCAAGGAGAGAGGTAGACGGGGGATTCCGCTGTTATCAGCACAGCTCCGGATCCAGTGTGATCCCCTCGGCCTGGCGGCCTCTATATATATCTGGGACTGCACGCGAATGGCTCGTgtgaaacttcccaaactttctttcCCACAGTAACTTTCAGCCAATAGGAGGAGGAGACACGCGGCACTGCTCGTGGACCGCGCCCCCCCATTGGCCGCCAGGCGCAAGGTATGGTGGCCAATGGCGCGCGCCTGAGCCCGGGGCACCAGAGGCTACAACGTCAATCAAAAGCATTTTAACCCTTTGCTACGCTCTCCGCCATTTAGAGAAGAATTTTATGCATTGGTTTTGGTATAATCTAGTTTATCTATTTTGGGGCTAGGGCctttcctctttattctttttactagTGTCTATTAGAGTTTCTTTCACTAATAAGACgcttatttgagaaaaaaatatattttaaaaggtttaGAAGGCCAGAGATAAAAGATTATACTAGCAGCAGTGAAAAGAAAAAGGCGGGGGGGGGAGGGAGTGCAAGGGTGTACGTCACTGAAAATATCTAAGGGATTTCCCGCTCATATTCTGTACCTTCAgtgggtgtgggtgggagggAGCTTAAAGTCGAACCAGCGTGAAGCTGGCATTTGCAcgtaggaaaaaggaaaaactatctTCCAccttacatttttacatttgcagGTTTATCGGAGCAAGGTGGTTCTTGAATGCCACTCCCCTTCTTTCCCCATTCCTCTTCTGGAGTTGGGGCCTTGGACCCCGCGTTTCCCCaggaaacaatcagaaaaaattCCAACTGggcagaaaggaaatgaaatttcaaataaaagatGAACAAGGGGGACTTTGATGGCAATGCCTCTGGGACATGCGCGCACCCTCGCCACCCTTTCCTCCCTTAGGCTCTCGGTTTGCGGCTCGTCGAAGTGGCAGGCGGGACAGCAGTCTCAGCTTCTTCCTTCGTACTCAACACGGCAGGCAGCAGGGGCAGTCTCGGCGCCCGAGCGCGCGGTCCCTTTAAGAGCTGCACCAGCCGAGACACAGTTTGACATCAGCCGGCCGGCTAGGGCGCGCCTGGAGCCGAAGCACGTGCCAGGATGTTTTATTGCCGCCGCGGCTGCGGCTGGGCTGGGaggatgtgtgtgtgcgtgtgtgtgtgagtgtgtgtgcgcgcgcgcccCGGGGGCAGGGAGGCGGGGGGCGGTGGCGGGCTGCGGAGCGCGGGGGCTGGTTCCTGGTCCGCGGGAGAAGCCAAGAAGGTAAATAGCAGCTGCTGTGCTGGAGCCTGGGAAAACCCCGCCCCCCCGCACCCGGCCGGGGCTCATTGGCGCGCGCTGCCTGtggggcgtgtgtgtgtgtgtgtgtcccggGGCCCCCTCCTCCGGCCCCCGCCGAGCCAGGAATCCGAGGGGGCGGCGGGCTGGGAGCCGAGCCCTGGCGCTTCCCCCCGGCCAAGGTCAGCCCTTCCGGGCAGGGAGCGCACGCCCCAGAGTGGAGAGTGGGGAATTATTCCAGAACTCCCTTATCCTCCACCCCCGATGACTTGGGGGAAAACGCCCGAAACCCTCGCTTGCACCAGCCCAGGAGTTGGGGATGGGGGTCTCCTTGTTTGCTTCTTGCCCTGGtacccccaccctcagccccacTCCCCCCGTGGGTATCTCGGCGCCCGCCGCGGTCACAAGATGCCTGACCGCACTTAGGAAGCGGCCGGGTCAGCCTCCTGCCTCCGCTCCGCGGCTGCGGTTAAAGCGGCTTCGCGCCGCCCGCCCCTTCCCCGGGTCCCAGGCGACCCGCGGCTCCCCCTCGCTGCGCCTGGGAGGCCGCCGGCGGGCGGCCGGGAGGAGGCGGGCGGCGCGGGCGGCTGCGTGCTGCCGGCTGGCCGGGCCGCGCGCCGGGaggagccgccgccgccgggTGCCACGTGGCGGGCGCCGGGCCGGGAGCGCCAGGGCGCTGGCGGCGGCCTCCCTGGGGGATTTGCCGCTCCGAGCGGGCGGCGCGCACTGCCCGGGCCGGCCGGCCGCCACCGCCTGCCGGCCGGTCTGCCCCGGTCGCCCAACCCTGTGCCCCAACCCTGGAGCTCGGCGCACTGCTCTGGCGGCTCAGGGCACCCCGGGAGCCGAGCATCCTATTTGAAGTCGCCCTCCGCTTTCCTCTCTcgtcttccccctcctcccccttttcCTCTGTTCCGGAGGCCCTCGAAGGAGGCCGCCGGCGCCCTGGCACACATTTCTTAAGAcacttcatttcttctctcctccGAGTTCCCCACTGAGAATGTTATGATTTCACCAGATCTCGTCCCGGATAAAATTGATCAGTTCCTGACTGAGTGACCTGGGGCAAGCTCCTGTTTCATCGTGGAGCGCACATTCTGTGCCAGACACCGTTAAACCCTCGGATTACCACGAGATACAGTGGCAGCCTGCAAGGAGTTTACAGTCAATTGGGGAGGCAGACTGAAAGGTCCTGATTTTCCGATTGGTGGTTCTGACTGTCGATTACTCTTTTCCTTTAGAGTTTAAACGAAAGACCAGGAGGACCCAAAAGAAACACTAAGCCGCACCTCTATGGACGGACAGTATTGGCGGTCTACCTTGGGGGATACAGGGATGAATGGGAGAGTTATTGCCTTCAGGAAGCCCACAGCCTAGGGATACATACACTATGCTTGCAGCTCACATCGAACACTTTTCCAATATGTTCCTCTGGTAGGTTCTGGGTTCAAGAGACAGTTAATGTGTCTAACTACAGGTGAAATGCTATGGAGGTTCAGgagaagttaaattatttatgaGTTGGGTATCTCGGgaaacttcctggaggaggtggccttCACTTTGTAATTTGGAAAATAGGTAGAATTGGAGCATTGGAAGTGTATTGGGGAGTCATGGGGCTGGGGAGGATGGAAGTACCTATGGCATTAAAGGCCCAGACTCTGGAACTTGAGGTCCTTATTCAGGGAACTAGGTTGGGAGCCCAGGGTCTGTGACAGACAGGAGTACAAGAAGCAGCTGGAGGAGACCAGGTCATAAGACCCTTAAATATCTTGGCAGAGAACTTTGGGCCTTATATTTAGACAGTGgaagccatgaaatgtccttgagCAGAGAAGGGATGTCAGGGTTCTGGTTTAGAAATATGGCTCTGGCAGAAGTATGGAGAGTAGAGTGCAGGATTTGGTGGCAGAGAGGCCAGGTAGGAGGTTCAAGCCAGTTAAGTAGGTTCCTAAGTGACAGGTGTAGACTGACCCTGGAAGCACCTGCCTAGAACCAGCTCATCTGGGCATTGACTGTGCACTGTCCAGTGATCAGAGTTCAGCAGAAACCTGCCTACCCTTTAAAGCAATGTTCCCAGTTCCACCACCATCTGGAGTCTAAATAAGGAATCATTGTGGCTCTGACCATATTTACCTTCCAAGTCTCATTGCTACTTTCCAGGAGAGCCCCGAAGTTTGCAGCCAAACCTTTACCTCATTGCAGGCTTCATTTACTCATTCTTGCCCCTTGGGCTATTCtccatgggattttttttttttttttaacagtgcaAAATGGGCTATGTCCTATCTTGTTCTGAAGAAATGTTGAACAATGCCTCCTTTGATGACCTGCAAGCTGGGCCAATAGGTAGGACTTATTTTAAACTGATGGAAAAGAGGTGATGACAGAAAATTGTCTTTTGCTTttcggggaaaaaaaaaaagtggggtttCCCTGTGTCTTTGAAATCTTCTTGGTAAAAGGTGATGAGCCTATGAAATTACCTTCATTTCTGCCATGCCACCAATAAACTTtgcaagatttttaaaatgcttgtaCTTGCTGTCTGACTTTCAAAAACTGCACAAGTACACTGACCCAGATTATTCCAAGGCACTAAACCCTTCCCAGAGAAGCATGTTAACACTTTCCAGGTTTTCCTCAAATATATCAGAGCAGGTATCTCCTTAAGCTCTTCTACAACATTGATGGCTGTCTGTGTTGGGTCCTAATTACGTAACTGAGCATGCTACCCACTGACCCCTCTGGCCTAGGAGACTTACTGTCTCTGGCTCTGTTATCCCCTCAGGACTTGGCACCCTGAAGGTGTGTAGAGAATGTTTTTTGAAATAGTCAAGTTAGGGTCCCACTGCAGTGCCTAAAGCAGCCTCATGAATCAAATAGTTAATCAGCAAGTCATTTATGGTCACCTTAGGAGTGCTTAGAGTGAGCAGGCGgcttaaacacacatacacagttttagatagaggaacagagaggttaagtaacaagAATTTAGCCATGAATTTGTGTTTCAGCGTCCTGCCCCCAAAATTCATTAAATCTCCAGCCTTCCACCCTAACCATTCAGGAAGGTTTTGCAAATGTGCTCATAGAAGATTTTTCAGTATCCTCCCACTGGGCAGTAAAAATAGGACCATGTTGGTAGTCTCTCCACCCACCTTCAGATGGAGAAGTAAGCTCCTGAATTCAAGAAAAGACTTGGATTTGGAAAGCTTCCCTTAGATGGAAacagcttttatttttcagtgcttctcccactcccactcccaaagcagaaagaaaactgaaTCCTGTTCATCAGTGGAAGTCACTTCTTGGACCCCTGTGAGACcagcaaaataaacaaatcttGCTCACTGTATTATACCCAATAAATACAACCAGGGTTTTCCATGTTTATCTCTTCCCCACCCCATAAAGGTTGATTTTCTCTGTCTTATTGCATCACCTGTTTGCTTTTAAACCATAAAACAAATACCTGCATCTCCAGTGAGACTCCCCTTTGTCCCCTAGGTATGGGAatggtttgtgtgtttggtttAAGctacagaaaggagagagagagctagaggagaagaaaaaaggtaTTTTGCCTGAGGACTTgaagctttttttcccctttccctcgCTTGACTGACTTTCTCACACTCAGATTCCCTGCAGCCTGCCAGAGACGTGGTAGCTGCCCTGCCAAGAGCTATCCTGGGAGGGCTATTGAAAGAGCCTGGAGTAAGTACACAGTGGGCGGATTTTTCTCCTCCCCTCAGTACCTGCTCCGCACCTGTACAGGGAGCAGTCCCACACGTATCACCTGATCACAGCCCTTTCAGAGACCGTGAGAAAAATAAAGCCCAGGATAGTAGAGGCCTGTTCGTCAGTCTCTCCAGGGCTGCAGCCAGCTTCCGGCAGTCCGTGTGCCCAGAAACTGCACATTCCAAGTCGTTGTGCGGCTGTGTTGGTCCTCTAGCGCACGTGCCAGGAGAGGGCACCGGGAAGGGGAGGGAAGTTGGTGTTCGCCTTCAGAACGATTGCCTCTCTGCTTCATTTCTCTGGCATCTGCCTCACTGGTAGTTTATGATCCTTTGCTAGAATCACTATTGTGGTCTTTCGAACTAAGAGTCCGTATATGCCCGTGGCAATAGAATTCTAAACTAGGCTTCCTTACCTTGGATTCATGGTTGAACCTCTAGGGAACCTATAAAACCCCAAAATGGGATTCAAAATTGTATGTCTTTGTGCATATTTTGTGGGAACtgaataaatactttttgaaCAAATGgaggaatgtattttttttccagaatctgGAATCTCGAAAGTTCCTGTGACCAAAAAAGGTTAAGGAAAGCCGATCCCAGACAATCTCCTCTTGCAAGTGAGTCCCGTAGCCTCAAAGAGGGAAACGGACTTGCTTAAGGGCCCACAGAAACATTAGGCCAGAGCCGGGGCCTGCTCAGAGCTCTTTCCACCATACTGCCATGCTTTGGTCCCTGGATAAATTGAGGTTTGAGATCATTGACTTGTGATTAGCACCAAAACCTGAATTTAAAATAGACACATTAATAAAGATACTTTGAATTTCTccactccttttctttttttaaacttctggGGCACTTGGGCTGCTCTGCACCCATTTTTTAGGTGGAGAAAGGGATAGGCAAGAAAGCAACATGTCTACTGGGAGAAGAGGATTCAGAAATGCTTGGAGCTGGAGCCCTGGTTGCCATGCAGAGACATCAGAAACAACCACAATTCTGCATTCCATATTTGATAAAAATAAGTCGCTACTTCTGAACAGAACACCTGGTTGGTTTCTGGCCAAGCTGGGACCTCACACTGCaaactggggatgggggtggaaaACAGAAGCTTTCAGCATTGGCTTACAGCTGGCCTATAATGCTTTTCGCATCCCTTCCCACACTGAAAAACTTGACTGGAGCCAGTGACACCAAGGGAATGTCCACACTTCTAATGGGCTCTGAAGGAGGAGGGTTGCCAGGAAAGAAAGCCTTTCCcagtggatgggggtggggcaccCTGCAATGGCTTACCTCACAGCAGCGGAGGTGGGAAGGCTCTAAATGTGCTCTTAGCTAACTTCGGAGCAGGGCTGCGGTGAGGCAGCCTGCAAGCCCGGGGATGCAGGAGGGCATTTTCCAGGGATCACAGGGATGCCAGCTTGTGCCCTTGTGCATAACTGCTTAGAGCTGCCCTGGGGCTGGAGCATATGGGGGCGGATCCAGGGCCCCTCCACACCTGAAAGACTCAGGAATGTGGGGTGAAGCCTAGCCCCTTTAAACCTAGGGCCTGCATTTTTTGGGCTGACTAATAGCTGCTCAAATTGTGCCATCAGACCAAATTTCCCCAgaagttaaaaagcaaaacaaaaataaactcaactaGGCAGAGAAACCACTTGGGTAAAATGTAGGACCTGAAATTGTTATAGGAATGGATGTAGGCaacaaatttttaataaaaatcatcATTATCATCCTTGCATTATCGCACAGATTATAGAAagtggggcaggggtggagggtggggagggaagggaaggaaccTAAGAGGTCGTTGTCTCATGCACTCATTGAACCGATGGGGAAATTGAGCCCAGGAAGAAGTGACTTGCCGGAGGTCAAACAGCTTCCTCAGAGAGGGAATAAGTCAAGTTTTCTGACCACCAGTCTAGAAACTCTCCTCACTATATCTCTCTATGAGAAGAACATTTGGAAATGTCATCTACAACAAGTGACTAATATTGTAACCAAAGATGAACTGTACAGCTGAGAAACTGAGCTACTTGCTGGCGAATGGTTTTAGCGGTGATACAGGGCATGAGCTTCTCAGAGCACAGTTACATTCCAGGCTTGCTGAACTGTGAGTCTTTCCTGGATTTGCTCAGCATCCTATATCCTCTAGAAGAGAAGAGTTACTGATTTCTGAGTTCCAGAAAATGGGAAGGCACTTGCAGGGGTCATAAAGCACAGGCAGGCAGCTTTCCTCTAGATtaaccaaaccaaaccaagccCCACGTCAtcccttaattttgtttcattgtcAACCTGTTTCCCTTATTTCTCTTCCAAAATGAAGGGTGGGGGAGAGAATTATTCCAGCTCCAGAATCTGTGCTCCATCGGTAGTAAGCTTTTAACTCAGGACCAGAGAAGCCAGGATACTAGGACTACAGTGAAGGCATTGGGGCACAAAGATGTTCAACTGCTGGCTGACCTCAcatttaagagagagagaggtgagaaAAAGAACTTATTTTCCAAGTGATTGATAGATGGTGTTTGTGTGTGAAGCACGTATTTTCCTTTTAGATTTCAGGTTTAGGAGCAAGAGAAGATAGCCCAGGAAATACTACAGCTGCAGCTTAAGACTCTGGTGGCTCTGGCGTGGTGGGaccttccattttcttctagagTTGGAGCTACCTGTCCCCCAACCTTGCAGCATTTGCCAGTTGACAGGAACCTTCTTGTCCATTATGGCATTTTGCCCTCATATAGCCTTATGATCTAGACTGGAGGGACTTTGGTGAGAGGcctgggaaggagggggagaggatTCATGTGGTCAGGGCAGGAGAAGTTTGGCTATTGGAGGCACAGGATAGAGTACAGACAGGATTTCTGGAAAATAGTATGTCTAGAAAGACAAGACACAGGATAGAGTACAGACAGGATTTCTGGAAAATAGTATGTCTAGAAAGACAAGGCAGGGCAGGGAGCTTAGAGGACAGAAGAGAACTGACTTTCCTTTCTCAAGGGAAGCCATGAGCAAGAGTGGGTTTTCCAGGAGTTGGAGCACGGGACACAAGGGAAATGTCTGTCAATTTGGTGTAGAATGTCAGTAatccagaggacacatctttgGGAAGCCAAGGAGAGAAGCTCCTTTATCATGGTGGGaggtaaggagggagggagaagtggGGAGGAGGGATCTCATTTAGCAAGAAGGTGACTGAGCAGATTCTGGAAAGGACACAGAAAGGTGATGGCCATAGTTTCCCCTGGGCTGAGGCTCGAGCTGCTTAGTTTAGCACCCAGTGCCTTCTGAGAGGTTCCCTCGGAAGATCTCAAAAAAGGAGGCCAAGTTTATGACCGAGGGCCTTTATAGAATTCTGAAACCTGCCTCACTTctcattaattagttgttttgttttatgctgTTTGTATGGTTATAGGCATAACATAAAATCCCTTAGACTGGAAAGGGTTGTGGGCTTATTAGGGGTGATGGCAGGTAGCTGGGTCAGGGGGGAGACTGCGTCCTGCTCTGTAGCCAGTCTGAAGGTGGCATTTTGGGAGAGGAGTTGGTGGGGTAGCTCAGAACAAAGAGGGGAGGCAAGCATGCCAAATCCTTGGAGCTCCAGGGAAAGGACCAAGGGTTAATTCCTATAGTTCCTAGACCACTCTGGGCAACCACCTACAAATGGAGTTCATTTtgctttcccccacccccacccccccgtgTAGACATTACACTAGGTAGGGAAAGGGAGTCTCTCTGTTGGCGGAAACAGACTGCAGCAGAGCAGCTTTAACTGAAATCTGAGAGGAATCAGGGAGGGAGAGCTCTGTTATAACATGCTGGTGTGTGGCAGGCTTGCCTGGCCTGATGAGAGGTCTCTTGATAA from Choloepus didactylus isolate mChoDid1 chromosome 1, mChoDid1.pri, whole genome shotgun sequence harbors:
- the HES1 gene encoding transcription factor HES-1 translates to MPADIMEKNSSSPVAATPASVNTTPDKPKTASEHRKSSKPIMEKRRRARINESLSQLKTLILDALKKDSSRHSKLEKADILEMTVKHLRNLQRAQMTAALSTDPSVLGKYRAGFSECMNEVTRFLSTCEGVNTEVRTRLLGHLANCMTQINAMTYSGQPHPALQAPPPPPPGPGGPPHAPFAPPPLVPIPGGAAPPPGGAPCKLGSSASEAAKVFGGFQVVPAPDGQFAFLIPNGAFAHSGPVIPVYTSNSGTSVGPNSVSPSSGPSLTADSMWRPWRN